The proteins below are encoded in one region of Delphinus delphis chromosome 4, mDelDel1.2, whole genome shotgun sequence:
- the TM4SF1 gene encoding transmembrane 4 L6 family member 1: protein MCYGKCARCIGHSLVWLAIVCIVANILLYFPNGETKYASEDHLSHFVWFFSGIIGGGLLMFLPAFIFMGLEQDDCCGCGGHEDCGKRCAMFSSVLAALIGIAGSGYCVIVAALGLAEGPRCLDASGQWNYTFANTEGGYLLDSSTWSQCIEPKHAVEWNVSLFSILLALGGIEFILCLFQIINGVLGGICGYCCSRQQQYDC, encoded by the exons ATGTGCTACGGGAAGTGCGCACGATGCATCGGACATTCTCTGGTGTGGCTCGCCATCGTCTGCATCGTAGCTAATATTTTGCTGTACTTTCCCAATGGGGAAACAAAGTACGCTTCTGAAGACCATCTTAGCCACTTTGTGTGGTTCTTCTCTGGCATCATAGGAGGAGGTTTGCTG ATGTTCCTGCCAGCATTCATCTTCATGGGGCTGGAACAGGACGACTGCTGCGGCTGTGGCGGCCACGAAGACTGCGGCAAAAGATGCGCG ATGTTTTCTTCTGTACTGGCCGCTCTCATCGGAATCGCGGGATCTGGCTACTGCGTCATTGTGGCAGCTCTGGGCTTAGCGGAAGGACCAAGATGTCTTGATGCCAGTGGCCAATGGAACTACACCTTTGCCAACACGGAGGGAGG TTACCTTCTGGATAGCTCCACATGGTCCCAATGCATTGAACCCAAGCATGCAGTGGAATGGAATGTCTCTCTGTTTTCTATCCTCTTGGCACTTGGTGGAATTGAATTCATCTTATGTCTCTTTCAAATAATAAATGGAGTGCTTGGGGGCATCTGTGGTTATTGCTGCTCTCGCCAACAG cAATATGATTGCTAG